In the Lentimicrobiaceae bacterium genome, CGTTGTCAGTAAAGTTTTCAAAATTGGTAATAAACTTCCGGGCAAGTTGCAGAGCAGCCTGATCCCAATCGGCAGGGTTCAACCACAGATTTCTTGGATTCAATATATTAGAAGATACGCCCTTGACTGTTTTCGGAATCATAAGACCAAATACGGGGAGTTCTTCATAGGTGGCATCAAGTAGAGAATTATCTAAAATCGCATCAATGATTGCACGGGTAGAAGGTATGTCAATACGTTTTCCAACGCCATAAGGTCCACCTATCCATCCGGTATTAACCAGATAAGCGGTTGAGCCATGTTCTTTCATTTTTTTTGCAAGCTCCTGAGCATAAACAGTGGGATGTAACAATAGGAAAGCTGCACCGAAACAAGATGAAAAAGTGGGAGTAGGTTCTTTTATGCCTCTTTCTGTTCCGGCAACTTTTGCCGTGTAGCCTGTGAGGAAATGGTACATTGCCTGGTCATAGCTGAGTTTGGCAACCGGGGGCAGCACACCAAATGCATCGGCTGTTAGAAAAATAATACTGCGTGGATGCCCACCTTTGCTTATTGGTTTTACGATATTTTCAATATGGTAAATAGGATACGAAACACGAGTGTTTTCGGTTTTTAAACCATCGTTGAAATCAATTTTGCCTGTTTTAGGATCGAAAACAACATTTTCGAGCAATGCATCGCGACGAATAGCATTATAAATATCAGGTTCTTTTTCTTTGCTGAGGTTAATGCATTTGGCATAGCAACCTCCTTCAAAATTAAAAATACCCTCGTCGTCCCAGCCATGTTCGTCATCGCCTATGAGAAATCTTTTTGGGTCGGCACTCAACGTGGTTTTGCCAGTACCCGACAATCCGAAGAAAATGGCTGTATCACCATCCTTACCCATATTTGCCGAACAATGCATAGACGCGATTCCACGTAAAGGAAGGAAGTAATTCATTACAGAGAACATTCCTTTTTTCATTTCCCCGCCATACCAGGTTCCGCCAATTACCGCCATCCGTTCTTTTATGTTGAAGGATACAAATACTTCACTGTTCAGGTTCATTTCTTTCCAATGGGAATTGGTAGCTTTGCAAGCATGCAGAATGCAAAAATCGGGAGAAAATTGTTTCAATTCCTCATCCGAAGGTCTGATAAACATATTTTTAACAAAATGGGCTGCCCAGGCTACTTCGGTAATCAAACGAATGCTCATGCGGGTATTCACATTGGTACCGCAAAAGGCATCCACTACATATAATTTTTTTCCGCCGAGTTGTTTTTGCGAAATTTCTTTCAGGGCTTTCCATACGGCTTCCGATATAGGTTTGTTGTCAGAACCTTTGCGGTTAGGGTCTGCCCACCACACGTTTTTTTCTGAAACTTCGTCTTTTACGATGTATTTATCTTTGGGCGAACGTCCTGTATAAATACCCGTATCAACGGATACTGCGCCGGTATTGGTAATAAAACCCCGTTCGTACCCTTCAAGAGAAACATCGGTTTCGTGTTCGAAGAGTTGATCGTAAGTAGGATTATAAAAAATTTCCTTCACATCGAAAATACCATACTGAAGCAGGCTTAATGCGATATTTTCATTCATTTCTTTGTTGTTACAGCAATTACAATTCATTTTTATTTTTTTGATAAATGTAATACAATAAATATTCGGGTAAATTATATAGATGAGAGATTGTTGATATAATAATTTAAAGGTGGATTAATGGTTGGAATGAAATCCTATTTTATTTCCTTCTGTATCGAAGATAAAAGCAAAATAGCCATGATCTTCTGTAATCATAGTTTTGGGAACGATTACTTTACCACCGGCTTTTTCCACTTTCGACAGTGCAATATTCAGGTCTTCACCTGCATCCAGATATAAAACCGTTCCATTATTCGAAGGGATGTATCCATCACCTTTCACTATGGCTCCTGTTGGAGAGTTATTAACCATAGGAAAAAATCCCATCATAAAACCCAGCACATTTTCGGCGGGTATCTCAATATCAAGAATCGTTTGGTAAAATGAACGTGCTCTTTCAAAATTGGTTACAGGAATTTCGAACCAACTGATAACTTTTGCCATATTTTTTCATCATTTAAAATGCAAAGGTAGGAAAAAACCAATACGTTGACGGATGAAAAAATCTTTAAAAAAACATCTTACTAAAACAGGATAATAAACAAAGAAATAATGTATAGTATTTTGCTATATTATAGGTTATATGGCAAAAAGATTTTTTTGCATCTGGCAAAAACAGAATACTATGCATTTGGTTTTCTGTATTTTATTCTAAATCATAAAAAAAGGGTTGTCCAACAGTAAGGACAACCCCAAGTTTGTTATTATTAACCCAAAAAAACTACACAATACCCTGATCTAACATTGCATTAGCAACTTTAAGGAAACCAGCAATATTGGCACCCTTTACATAATTGATATAACCGTTTTTTTGTTTGCCATGTTTTATACAAGATTCATGGATATTTTTCATGATTTCATGTAAACGGTTATCAACTTCTTCGGCGGGCCAGTTAAGTTTCATAGAATTCTGCGTCATTTCCAAACCGGATGTAGCTACACCACCTGCATTAACGGCTTTGCCAGGAGCATATAACATTTTGTTTTCGATAAACAATTCAACAGCTTCCGGTGTACAACCCATATTGGAAATTTCACCGATGAGTTTACAACCATTTGCAATTAAATTTTTTGCATCTTCGCCATTCAATTCATTCTGAGTAGCACACGGAAGAGCGATGTCGCATTTTACTTCCCATGGATGTTTGCCTTGATGGAATTGGGCATTGGTGAATTCGTAGGAATAAGGCTTTACGATGTCTTGATTAGAAGCGCGAAGTTCGAGCATATAATCAATTTTTGCACCGGAAATTCCATCGGGATCGTAAATATAACCGTCGGGACCAGAAATAGTAACTACCTTTGCACCTAATTCGGTGGCTTTAAGAGCGGCACCCCATGCAACATTACCAAAACCGGAAATTGCAACAACTTTGCCTTTTAAATCTTCGCCTTTGGCTTTAAGCATTTCTTTAACAAAATAAATTCCGCCAAAACCAGTGGCTTCAGGACGTACAAGGCTTCCACCCCAATTAATTCCTTTACCGGTTAATACTCCGGAATGTTCCCAGGCAAGTTTTTTGTACATTCCATACAAAAATCCGATTTCGCGGCCACCTACACCAATATCTCCGGCAGGTACATCCGTTTCCGGACCAATGATACGCCACAGTTCTAACATAAACGATTGGCAAAAGCGCATGATTTCGGCATTGGATTTTCCTTTGGGATCGAAGTCGGATCCACCTTTTCCACCACCCATCGGCAGTGATGTAAGGCTGTTTTTAAATATCTGTTCAAAGCCTAAGAATTTCAAAATGCTCAGGTTTACACTCGGGTGAAATCTTAATCCGCCTTTGTAGGGGCCAATGGCATTGTTAAATTGTACTCTGTAACAAAGGTTCACATGTACTTTTCCACTGTCGTCGAGCCAGGGGGCTTTGAACGTAAGTATCCTGTCGGGTTCTACCAGGCGTTCGATGATACCTGCGGTTTCGAACTGTGGGTTTTCATTTACCACTTCTTCAATAGATTCCAGCACCTCGCGTACGGCTTGCAGGTACTCTAATTCTCCCGGATGTTTTTTCCCCAGGTCATTCATTATTTTTTCAAGATTCATATCTTAAGGTTTTTGAATTATATAATATCTGTTAATCGCTTAATTAACAGGTGGTTTAATTTGTTTTTCTGAAGTCAGGTTCGTTAAAATTTTTGCCAAAAGTACGTATATTCTTTTACGTAAAACGCTATATTTAAAAATTTATTTTTAAGTATATTACTTATTTGTATGTTCGCTTTTCAGGACTATACCTTTGTTTTTTTTACCATTAATTCTAATAATTAATGGGTTATCGAATTTTACATGCTTAAGAAAAGTATTTTCATAATATGCAGGAGAATTGTTAAGGTAAGCAACATCATAGTATCCATCTTTGATACAAGGATTAATAGTGAAATAGCCAACCCGGAAAGAGGTAAGGTTCTGGAAGAAATGGGTTCCCTGGCTGGGGTCTATCCGGTAATTTTCAAGTCCGGCTTCAATAATCAGTCTTGCCTGTGATATTTGAGGCCATTTAACCGGGATGCCTAACCAAGGGTCGCTCGATCCCCACCTGCCGGGTCCGATGAGAATATAATTTTTCCCTTCCGAAATAAAATAATCATTTATTTTGGCAATATCTTCCACAAGTTCGTGGTTACGAGACGAATTAAATAATTCAGGCTTCACGTACACGATATCGCAGATATCCTTTATGGTTCCATTGCCCAGTGCAGCATCGGAACTGATAAGAATCTGAGAAGGATCTACTTTATCAAACTCCTCTTTTACATTTTGGTCATTATCAACTATAGGTCTTATCTGCAGCAGATTAAATATTATTGGTTCATCAGGAGCTACATCAAGGTCAACAGCAAATTCTATTTCCACTTGTACATTCATTTCACGATGGGCGATTTTCAAAATATCATTAAGGATATCGGACAATGGAAAAGAATTGTGTTGTAATATATTAGAAAATGTAATAATTTTTTTCCCTTCGTGCAACGTCCCATCACGAATAACCTGATTCTGAAAATCGAAGGTAGAAGCCACATATTTAAGTGCTTTATCGTTTTCAGCGTCGCGTAGAGGGAGGTTCATAATATTTACTCCATCGTCAACACAGGCATGGAAACTTTCTCCTTTCATGTCGAGGGCATAGAAATATTTTTGAGTTTCACGTAATGCCATCTCAGGAGAATACAATTGCAGTACTTTTTGAGGATATCTGGGCGAAAAGCGAAGCGAAATGCCACCATCAACAATATATTTTCCCAATCCGAAAGCAACATTAACTATCCCATCCTCAGGTTTTTCAGGGGCAATGGGATAAAAATTCAGGGAACGGGCTACACCTGAAATTGCCGGATAAAAACGGTTTTTGTATTGTTTTCCGCATACTTCCTGTAGCACTATGCCCATTTTTTCTTCATCAATCACATTTTTTGTGGCAGTCATATACGCTTTGCTGTCTTTGAAGTACACCGAGGCATATACGCTTTTTATGGCAATGCTCAGTTTTTCGAGCATAAGTTGTTCGTCGTCAGGGATATTGGGAATCATATAAGTTGAATAAATGCCCGCAAATGGCTGATAATGTGAATCTTCCAATAAACTCGACGAACGGATGGCAAGCGGTTTTTTTACAACAGAAATAAAAGCCAGCAAATCTTCGTGTATACGTACCGGGAGACGGGCTTTCACAAAATTTCCCAGGATTTCCTCGTTGCTACGATCGGACAATCCTATGCGGTACAAATCGTTTTCCTGCATAAACTCATCAAAAACATCGGTACCCAGTACCACGGTACGGGGGATGGTAATTATTATCCCTTCGTGTTTATCTACCATTTTGTTACGTTTAAGCAAAGAATCAAGAAATGCAAGTCCACGGGCTTTTCCGCCAATAGAACCAGTTCCAATCCGGGTAAAAATGATGTATTCATCAAATTTTTCTTTGTAAAAATCGGCAATCACCCCTCTTCCCTTGTTAAGCCTGTAATGTACTATGGCATCAAAAATAAATCTCCTCGCTCCGTCCAAGTCGTAAAAATCATCCAGTCGTAATTTGCGAAGCATTTCGGCAATTGGAAATAATGCTCTTGCATTCAACCATTTAGAAAAATGATTACGGCTGATATGGTAGAAAAAAGAATCGTCAGGGATATCGAAAAGTTTGTCCTGCAGGTTTTTCAAATCAGAAACTCTGAAAATTTCCTCATTGGTCTGAGGATTACGAAACACAAAATCACCAAATGAAAATTTTTCGATAATAAAATTGCGAAATTCCGTAGAATACGTTTTTGAATTTTTATCAATGAATCCTACATTAATTTCTTTTGCCTTAATATAATTTTGCGATTCTGACGATTGCAGCAAAATGGGAATGTCAGAATTGTTGTTTTTTACCCATTGGCAAAATCGTAAACCGGCATATTTATCAGGTTGCCCATTTACATTAAAACTAAAATCGGAAATGATTCCCAGCAGGTTGTTCTTGTATTTTTCGTAAAGAGAAATGGCTTCTTCCATGTGGGTTGCCAGCAATATTTTTGGTCTGCCCCGCATTCTAAGCATTTTCTGGTGTTCGTTAAGTCCTTCACTCATAAATTCGAGCGACTGGTGAAAAATCAATTTGTAAAGCGAAGGCAGATAACTCGAATACAATCGTATAGAATCTTCTATTAACAAAAGGCACTGTACACCCACTTCCTGAACATCGTGGGCGAGATTCATCCGGTCTTCGAGTAATTTAATAATAGCCAACATAATATCGGCATTGCCCAGCCAACAAAAAACATAATCAATAGCATCCAGGTTACCCTGGCTTATTTTTAAGGATATATCTCTCGAAAAAGGGGTCAGCAGCACAATGGGAATGTTTTTGTAGTATGCTTTAAACTTACTGGCACTTTCAAACGGGTCCATATTTCCCATTCCCATCATACTAATAATCAAATCTATACGTTCTGTTTCAAGAACTTTACAAGCTTCTTCGGTGGTTGAAACCTGCAAAAAATGTGGGGGGTAACGCAGATTAAGTGAAACATATTCATTAAATATTTGCTCCTCAATTCTGCCATCGTCTTCCAAAATAAAGGCATCATATTTACTGCAGATCAAAAGGATTTTATTGATCCTGTTAATCATTAAATTATCAAAAAGTATTTCGCGGAAATAATATTTTTTAATATCTTTTATTTTGTTATTTTTAAGCATATATTACATATTTGTATAATGATTATTTTCGAGTAATTACAGCAATGCGCTGTCTTCCATCCATTTTTACGACTAAGGGTTGTGAAAAGTGTACATGTCTGAAAAATTGGGTTTTATTAACAAGTGTTTGTTCGGAAAGCATATCCCATTGAATAAAACTATGACTCAATTCCGGTTGTACTGAAAAGTAGCCGATATTAAGAGAGGTGATATTATGAAAAAAGTGGGAACCGGAAGAAGCATCGAGAGGGTAGTCATCTAAGCTTGTTTCGATGATGACCTTTGCATTGGAAATTTGCGGCCAGGTAACTGGAATGCCTATCCAGCGATCGCGTGTACCCCAACGCCCGGGTCCTATCAAAATATATTGTTTGTTTTCTTTGATCATTTGTTCATTAATTTTTTCAATTTCACATGCCATTTCCATGGTCATGGTTTTATCGAAGACATCCTTGTCAATATAAATGACATCGGAAATATCAGTGATAATGCCATTTCCCATCCCCTTTTCGGAAAGCATCAGAATGTCGGTTGTAGGAATTGCGTTTATATCTACCTTACAATCCTGCAAATTGCCTATAAGTGGTTTTATTTGCAGCAGGTAAAATGAAGCTATTTGATTTTTGTCTTTATTCAGGTCAACAGCAAATTCTATTTCTACCGGTGTTCCCAGGGCTTCTTTTACCACATCCAATACGGTTTCTATGGTTTTTGCAAGGGGTATATAATTGTATTTTAATATATTAACAAAATTTATGATACGGGGACCCGGTGTAGAAATTCCAGCTACAATGCGTTGATTATCGGCATCGTATACTGAAGCCAGGTGTCGCAGTGTACCATGTTTTTCCGCTACGTCAATATCAAGGTATGCCAGCCCGGCAGTGTCACCTTCAAGCAGATTTATGTCCTTTTTATTCAAATCAACAGCAAAAAACTTCACTTGTGAATTTTTTAACTGGTCTTTGGTAGAAAGAATTTCGGTAGAAGGATATTTGGGTGAAAAGCGGTAGGCTTTTTCACCTTCAACAACATATTTACCCAAACCAAGTGCTGCCACAACAAAACCTTCATCGGGCTTCATATGGGCAAAAGGATAATAATTATACGACTGGGCTACTCCGCTGATGTGTGGATAAAAGTATCCATCAAACGCATTGCCGACTACTTCCTGCAAAACAACCGCCATTTTTTCCTCTTCAATTTTATAATGGATGGCTTCAATATAGCCCCTCGCAGTTTTGGAAAATACAGAAGCAAACACTAATTTGATGGCGTTCATTAATTGTTCGACCCTTATGTTGAAGTCAGGATGATTGTTAGGCAAAAGATAGGTTTCAAAAATCCCGGCAAAGGGCTGCATGAGTGAATCTTCAAAAAGACCTGATGAGCGGACGGCTATGGGCTTGGTAATAAGCCTGAGAAATATTTTTAATCTGCGAATCAGGGTTTCCGTGAGTTTGCCCTCAAGAAACCACTGGCAAATGAGGTTAAAATCATGTTCGCCATATACTTTTTCGCGAAGATGGTTTCTATCCATAAAAAACTGGAACTCCTCTGTTCCAATGATGGATGTACGGGGGGCAGTAATTTTAATATCAGAAATCAGTTGGCTGAAATCGAAGTTATAAATTAAGGTATTAATAAAAGCAAGCCCACGTCCTTTACCTCCCAAAGAACCGTCGGCAAGGCTGACAATGTTCGATTCGTCAGTAATAGCCGATTCTTCAAAAGGAATAATTTTCCCCTTATTTTGTTCATTTCTGAATCGTTGTATTACTTCTATCATGTATTCGCGTATGTTACTGGGGCTGGAAAAATCTGTTATTTTTTTGGGATTCAAAATTTTTGCCACCTGTATTTCACCTCGAGCCATTAGCCAAAGCGAAAAATGGTCTTTTTTAGCATGGTACAGTAACGATTCATCGGGGATGGTGCGCAAATGTTGTTCAAACTCACGAAGCGTTTTTGCCATCGCTATTTGTGTACCCTCGCTGTTGCGGTAAATAAAATTTCCAAACCCAAGATAGTGAATAATGAAACTACGAAATTCGGCAAGCAATCCTTCAGAGTTTTTATCAATAAACGTGGCTTTAAGGTCGTAGGCTTTTGTGGCATGTTCAGTATCTGACGATTGAATAACAATAGGGAGTTCTTTTATTGTATTTCTTACATAATTTACCAGGTCAATTCCGGCATCGGCATCCAGTTTTCCGTAATGTTCAAATTTTACATCGGTTATCAGACAAAGCATATAATCTTTGTATTGGTCAAAAATGGATACAGCTTCCTCGTAGTTGGTTGCAAGTAAAATTTTAGGACGGGCGCGCATTCGCAGCACCTTGTACAATTCGTCGGTGGTTACGTCTTCGATGATATGTTTGGTTTGTTCGAGAACAACATTGTAAAGCATGGGCAGGTAACGCGAATAATATTTGGGAGAATCTTCCACAAGTAAAATTACCCTTGCCATTCCCACTTTGGTATCATTTTCAATATTTATCAGGTCTTCTATAAGTTTTATCATGGCAAAAAAGACGGTGGACTCACCATTCCAGACAAATACCCGGTCAATATACGAAAGCGACATCCCTTCTTCTTTAAAGTAGGGAATATCATTGTTATTGTTAAGCAGTATGTAAATGGGGATCCAGGGATAATCGTGTTTTATTTTTTCGCTCAGCTCCACCGGAGTTTTTTTATCCACTCCTACCATAAAAATTATTAAGTCGTAATGCTTGTTTTGCAGTTCATGGTCAATTTCTTCCTCGTTAGATACTCCTGTAATGCGGGGGAGAGAGGTTAGGCTTAGCTGGTGATATTCGCCCAGCACATGTTCCGAAAAACGACCTTCGCGTTCGATGCTGTATGCATCATACAAATTAGCAACCAATAAAATTTCCCTCACCATAAATGGCATCAGATCGTGGTATAAATCGCGGTCGTAATTGCTTTTATTAAGGAAAGTACGCAACAACTGCCGACTGGTAATTTTGGATCCTTTTTCGCCAGGCTTCAACATAGCAGAGGTTTCCTGCAAACGAGTCTTTGAAATTATCTTTTTTGCGGCTAAACTGTTGAGATACCCAACCAGCATGCCAGCTATGTTGTTAATGAGTGAACGTTCTTCTTTCAGGAAAGGACCTTCATCGTAGTCAATAAATTTTTTCAGGTAACATACTTCCAGAAACCCAGACTTATTATCAATGGTTTCAATAGATTGCCTCTGCACCCATTGCGAAGGGTGGTAATTGGCGGTTTTAAAATCTTTCCCATCGTAATGGATGCGGGCTGCCGTAAAATCAGGATATTGCCAGGCGGGAGGTAATATCATACAAACCTGCTGGAGCATTTCATCAACCGGTTTTCCCTCCCTGATGATTTGTGTAGTTTGGTTAATTGCAGAAAGTTCTTTCAGCCTCTCAGTACGTTCATAAACTATTTTTTGTACCTCTGATAACGAAATGAGTTCTTCTCCATGTTGTTTTTCCTGGTCATCTGCCATACGGGTATGAGTTTAAAATGTCTCACTAAAAGTAGATACTTTTAATGAATTCCCGGTATTTTTTATACAATATTAAGTGTTTTATTTATATGTAATATACGTATTTTACTTATTAATTTTTATACCTTATAAGTATTAATATTACATATGAATAAGTACTATACATAATTATCAGTTGAACATACTTAATAAATTGTATTCCAATATCTTATACACATCGAAGAGATGTAAAAAAGTCGAGTTTTTCTTGCTGTTGGAAATTTTATTTTACTAATATTGCGGCAAAATTAACTAACTAAAACTTAATAAAATATAAAGAGTTATGGCAAATCCAGTTTTAGACCAGATGGTCGACAAATTCATGGCTAAAATAATAGCCAAAAATCCGGGTGAAGTAGAATTCCACCAGGCAGTTCGGGAAGTAGTAGAATCCTTGCTTCCTTACATTGAAGAACACCCAAAATACAAGGATGCAAAAATTTTGGAAAGACTTGCAGAACCTGAACGGATACTCATGTTCCGCGTTCCCTGGTTTGACGACAAAGGCGAGGTTCAGATCAATCGCGGTTTCCGTATCGAAATGAACAGTGCAATAGGTCCATACAAAGGAGGCTTGCGTTTCCATCCTACCGTAAATTTAGGTATTCTTAAATTTTTAGCATTCGAGCAGGTATTTAAAAACAGCTTGACTACCCTGCCTATGGGTGGTGGTAAAGGTGGATCTGATTTCGATCCTAAAGGAAAATCAGACAATGAAGTAATGCGTTTTTGCCAAAGTTTCATGACCGAATTACAACGTCATATTGGTCCCGACACTGACGTGCCTGCAGGTGACATCGGCGTTGGCGGTCGCGAAATCGGTTTCTTGTTTGGTCAATACAAACGTTTACGCAACGAATTTACCGGAGTTCTTACCGGAAAGGGTCTTGAATGGGGTGGAAGCCTTATTCGTCCGGAAGCTACCGGCTACGGCTGTACTTATTTTGCAGAAGAAATGCTGAAAACCCGCGGACAATCCTTTAAAGGAAAAACTGTAGTAATTTCCGGTTCAGGGAATGTCGCTCAGTATGCAATTCAAAAAGTTACTCAATTAGGTGGTAAAGTAGTTACATCCTCCGATTCCAACGGATATATTTATGATCCTGCTGGCATTACTCCTGAAAAATTGACTTTTATCATGGAACTGAAAAATGTAAAACGCGGTCGTATCAAAGAATATGCCGATAAATTCAATTGCGAATATGTTGAAGAAAAAACTCCCTGGGGAGTAAAATGCGATGTTGCCCTGCCTTGTGCTACCCAGAACGAATTAAATGGTGAAGACGCAAAAATTTTGATTGCCAATGGATGTGTTTGCGTTTCGGAAGGCGCCAACATGCCTTCAACTCCTGAAGCCGTTGAAGCTTTCATTAAAAATAAAATTTTATTCGGACCTGGTAAAGCCTCTAATGCAGGTGGTGTAGCTACATCTGGTTTGGAAATGTCACAAAACTCTATGCGTTTAAGCTGGAGCCGTGAAGAAGTTGATGCCAAATTGCATCAGATTATGAT is a window encoding:
- the pckA gene encoding phosphoenolpyruvate carboxykinase (ATP), producing MNENIALSLLQYGIFDVKEIFYNPTYDQLFEHETDVSLEGYERGFITNTGAVSVDTGIYTGRSPKDKYIVKDEVSEKNVWWADPNRKGSDNKPISEAVWKALKEISQKQLGGKKLYVVDAFCGTNVNTRMSIRLITEVAWAAHFVKNMFIRPSDEELKQFSPDFCILHACKATNSHWKEMNLNSEVFVSFNIKERMAVIGGTWYGGEMKKGMFSVMNYFLPLRGIASMHCSANMGKDGDTAIFFGLSGTGKTTLSADPKRFLIGDDEHGWDDEGIFNFEGGCYAKCINLSKEKEPDIYNAIRRDALLENVVFDPKTGKIDFNDGLKTENTRVSYPIYHIENIVKPISKGGHPRSIIFLTADAFGVLPPVAKLSYDQAMYHFLTGYTAKVAGTERGIKEPTPTFSSCFGAAFLLLHPTVYAQELAKKMKEHGSTAYLVNTGWIGGPYGVGKRIDIPSTRAIIDAILDNSLLDATYEELPVFGLMIPKTVKGVSSNILNPRNLWLNPADWDQAALQLARKFITNFENFTDNDEGKRLVMAAGPKL
- a CDS encoding phosphoenolpyruvate synthase, producing MLKNNKIKDIKKYYFREILFDNLMINRINKILLICSKYDAFILEDDGRIEEQIFNEYVSLNLRYPPHFLQVSTTEEACKVLETERIDLIISMMGMGNMDPFESASKFKAYYKNIPIVLLTPFSRDISLKISQGNLDAIDYVFCWLGNADIMLAIIKLLEDRMNLAHDVQEVGVQCLLLIEDSIRLYSSYLPSLYKLIFHQSLEFMSEGLNEHQKMLRMRGRPKILLATHMEEAISLYEKYKNNLLGIISDFSFNVNGQPDKYAGLRFCQWVKNNNSDIPILLQSSESQNYIKAKEINVGFIDKNSKTYSTEFRNFIIEKFSFGDFVFRNPQTNEEIFRVSDLKNLQDKLFDIPDDSFFYHISRNHFSKWLNARALFPIAEMLRKLRLDDFYDLDGARRFIFDAIVHYRLNKGRGVIADFYKEKFDEYIIFTRIGTGSIGGKARGLAFLDSLLKRNKMVDKHEGIIITIPRTVVLGTDVFDEFMQENDLYRIGLSDRSNEEILGNFVKARLPVRIHEDLLAFISVVKKPLAIRSSSLLEDSHYQPFAGIYSTYMIPNIPDDEQLMLEKLSIAIKSVYASVYFKDSKAYMTATKNVIDEEKMGIVLQEVCGKQYKNRFYPAISGVARSLNFYPIAPEKPEDGIVNVAFGLGKYIVDGGISLRFSPRYPQKVLQLYSPEMALRETQKYFYALDMKGESFHACVDDGVNIMNLPLRDAENDKALKYVASTFDFQNQVIRDGTLHEGKKIITFSNILQHNSFPLSDILNDILKIAHREMNVQVEIEFAVDLDVAPDEPIIFNLLQIRPIVDNDQNVKEEFDKVDPSQILISSDAALGNGTIKDICDIVYVKPELFNSSRNHELVEDIAKINDYFISEGKNYILIGPGRWGSSDPWLGIPVKWPQISQARLIIEAGLENYRIDPSQGTHFFQNLTSFRVGYFTINPCIKDGYYDVAYLNNSPAYYENTFLKHVKFDNPLIIRINGKKNKGIVLKSEHTNK
- a CDS encoding VOC family protein codes for the protein MAKVISWFEIPVTNFERARSFYQTILDIEIPAENVLGFMMGFFPMVNNSPTGAIVKGDGYIPSNNGTVLYLDAGEDLNIALSKVEKAGGKVIVPKTMITEDHGYFAFIFDTEGNKIGFHSNH
- the gdhA gene encoding NADP-specific glutamate dehydrogenase; the encoded protein is MANPVLDQMVDKFMAKIIAKNPGEVEFHQAVREVVESLLPYIEEHPKYKDAKILERLAEPERILMFRVPWFDDKGEVQINRGFRIEMNSAIGPYKGGLRFHPTVNLGILKFLAFEQVFKNSLTTLPMGGGKGGSDFDPKGKSDNEVMRFCQSFMTELQRHIGPDTDVPAGDIGVGGREIGFLFGQYKRLRNEFTGVLTGKGLEWGGSLIRPEATGYGCTYFAEEMLKTRGQSFKGKTVVISGSGNVAQYAIQKVTQLGGKVVTSSDSNGYIYDPAGITPEKLTFIMELKNVKRGRIKEYADKFNCEYVEEKTPWGVKCDVALPCATQNELNGEDAKILIANGCVCVSEGANMPSTPEAVEAFIKNKILFGPGKASNAGGVATSGLEMSQNSMRLSWSREEVDAKLHQIMISIHKTCEKYGKEPDGFVNYVNGANIGGFVKIAEAMMAQGLV
- a CDS encoding pyruvate, phosphate dikinase, producing MADDQEKQHGEELISLSEVQKIVYERTERLKELSAINQTTQIIREGKPVDEMLQQVCMILPPAWQYPDFTAARIHYDGKDFKTANYHPSQWVQRQSIETIDNKSGFLEVCYLKKFIDYDEGPFLKEERSLINNIAGMLVGYLNSLAAKKIISKTRLQETSAMLKPGEKGSKITSRQLLRTFLNKSNYDRDLYHDLMPFMVREILLVANLYDAYSIEREGRFSEHVLGEYHQLSLTSLPRITGVSNEEEIDHELQNKHYDLIIFMVGVDKKTPVELSEKIKHDYPWIPIYILLNNNNDIPYFKEEGMSLSYIDRVFVWNGESTVFFAMIKLIEDLINIENDTKVGMARVILLVEDSPKYYSRYLPMLYNVVLEQTKHIIEDVTTDELYKVLRMRARPKILLATNYEEAVSIFDQYKDYMLCLITDVKFEHYGKLDADAGIDLVNYVRNTIKELPIVIQSSDTEHATKAYDLKATFIDKNSEGLLAEFRSFIIHYLGFGNFIYRNSEGTQIAMAKTLREFEQHLRTIPDESLLYHAKKDHFSLWLMARGEIQVAKILNPKKITDFSSPSNIREYMIEVIQRFRNEQNKGKIIPFEESAITDESNIVSLADGSLGGKGRGLAFINTLIYNFDFSQLISDIKITAPRTSIIGTEEFQFFMDRNHLREKVYGEHDFNLICQWFLEGKLTETLIRRLKIFLRLITKPIAVRSSGLFEDSLMQPFAGIFETYLLPNNHPDFNIRVEQLMNAIKLVFASVFSKTARGYIEAIHYKIEEEKMAVVLQEVVGNAFDGYFYPHISGVAQSYNYYPFAHMKPDEGFVVAALGLGKYVVEGEKAYRFSPKYPSTEILSTKDQLKNSQVKFFAVDLNKKDINLLEGDTAGLAYLDIDVAEKHGTLRHLASVYDADNQRIVAGISTPGPRIINFVNILKYNYIPLAKTIETVLDVVKEALGTPVEIEFAVDLNKDKNQIASFYLLQIKPLIGNLQDCKVDINAIPTTDILMLSEKGMGNGIITDISDVIYIDKDVFDKTMTMEMACEIEKINEQMIKENKQYILIGPGRWGTRDRWIGIPVTWPQISNAKVIIETSLDDYPLDASSGSHFFHNITSLNIGYFSVQPELSHSFIQWDMLSEQTLVNKTQFFRHVHFSQPLVVKMDGRQRIAVITRK
- the gdhA gene encoding NADP-specific glutamate dehydrogenase codes for the protein MNLEKIMNDLGKKHPGELEYLQAVREVLESIEEVVNENPQFETAGIIERLVEPDRILTFKAPWLDDSGKVHVNLCYRVQFNNAIGPYKGGLRFHPSVNLSILKFLGFEQIFKNSLTSLPMGGGKGGSDFDPKGKSNAEIMRFCQSFMLELWRIIGPETDVPAGDIGVGGREIGFLYGMYKKLAWEHSGVLTGKGINWGGSLVRPEATGFGGIYFVKEMLKAKGEDLKGKVVAISGFGNVAWGAALKATELGAKVVTISGPDGYIYDPDGISGAKIDYMLELRASNQDIVKPYSYEFTNAQFHQGKHPWEVKCDIALPCATQNELNGEDAKNLIANGCKLIGEISNMGCTPEAVELFIENKMLYAPGKAVNAGGVATSGLEMTQNSMKLNWPAEEVDNRLHEIMKNIHESCIKHGKQKNGYINYVKGANIAGFLKVANAMLDQGIV